One Carassius auratus strain Wakin chromosome 44, ASM336829v1, whole genome shotgun sequence genomic window carries:
- the LOC113062223 gene encoding dolichol-phosphate mannosyltransferase subunit 3: MTKLLEWLLGVSLISMAWGLVTFDLLDLQLPPQYRELAWPIPVYLLVAFGCYSLTTVGYRVATFNDCEDAAKELQSQIKEAKEDLKKKGLKM; the protein is encoded by the coding sequence ATGACCAAGCTCCTGGAGTGGCTTCTTGGTGTGTCGCTGATCAGCATGGCATGGGGACTCGTTACCTTTGACCTCCTTGATTTGCAGTTGCCTCCTCAGTATAGAGAGCTGGCGTGGCCAATCCCTGTGTATCTGCTGGTGGCGTTTGGGTGTTATTCACTGACAACTGTTGGCTACCGTGTGGCCACGTTTAATGACTGTGAGGACGCAGCCAAAGAGTTGCAATCACAAATAAAAGAAGCCAAAGAGGACTTGAAGAAGAAAGGACTGAAGATGTGA